The following is a genomic window from Phaseolus vulgaris cultivar G19833 chromosome 6, P. vulgaris v2.0, whole genome shotgun sequence.
CCCATGGGAGAATACGGAACTGGATTCAATCCAGATATGACTAATTCCTTACCCTCTTGGCTCTCACAACATGATCTTGCTTATTATGTTTCCAAATTTCAGAAAACGGGCTTCACAGGACCCTTGAACTATTACAGAAATCTGAACCCGTATGTGATTAATTTATTGTTTCTCTTAGCATAATCATTTTCGGGGGAAAGTATTTGGAAAACATGATAAGAATGATATGTTAGAAAGACATCTAATAGTGTATGTTGTTTACAGAAATTGGGAGCTGACAGCACCGTGGAGTGGAGTGAAAATCGAAGTGCCGGTAAAGTTCATCACAGGTGAGTTGGACATGGTATACACCTCACTGAACATGAAGGAGTACATCCATGGTGGAGGTTTCAAAGAACATGTGCCAAATTTAGAAGAAGTGATTGTGCAGAAAGGAGTAGCTCACTTCAATAATCAAGAAACAGCAGAGGAAATCAGTAATTACATATACGAGTTTATCAACAAGTTTTGATCTGATCAAAAAATGACTTCAAAGTAGAATAAATTGTTGAAGTTgctgtgtttttattttatgactATGTTTACTGAGAAACACaggttatttttaattatgcaGGACATAATGCATAAATAagaaagttatttttaattaaagatgATTGTAGTGTTTGAATATAATGTTGGATTCTCTCAAGAATACCAGAGCATCAATAAACCATGAGTAAATTAGACAAGAGACTAAAACACAATTttcaatctaaaatattaaattttcaatCTAAAAACAGTGGGTTTATGGTTTTCTCCATTATATGTTTATCTTaacaaaaagtaattatttcCTTGCATTTGAAAGCTCAGGGTTCTGCTTGAGCTTTTGTAGATTCTGCAGTCCATCTACTCTCCATGTACCTTCCCATATCCCTTTGTTGTGCTCTTGTGTAGTTCTGCAGTTCTTGAAGAGGGTATCTGAGGATCATTAAAGGGAAAAAAAGATTTAATAAAAGAACACTATGACAgtgtaaaaatttcaaatacaCAAGAGCGTTGCTTATATTCTCTGGTTGTACTGACTTGAGGACAAGGCAAAGCATTTAGAATAATTTGCATTGCTGGTTGCAGTCAGAATGAAAACATTGGGTTGACAGAGAGGATGGTGGTGTCTATAAATAACTACAAAGTTCAGAAAGCAATTTTAGAAGCCAGTAAGTATTTTTAAGATCCCCAAATGCTTTCACCAACATTGAAGCATTTGaacatttaagaaaaagagaatgaTCATATTAAGACTGATTATAGGCTTGTGAAATAAGGAATGAAGACAACAAACCTGTTACGATTTCATACAAGAAATGTATGGGAAAGTTGAATGCAAAATTCCTCATGAAGTGTTCCATGGAGAAACACATTTTAAACATCAGTGTGGATGTAATGTAAGAGCAGGAAGAAATTCTAAATTTATAGTTTTGATTATTCTAACTAATTTTATAGATTATGCATTATGCATCATGCTTAATTGGGTTTCTATGATTCGTAACTTAAGAATTATTGGTTCTGCCTACTATGctctttctcttttattttattaaaaatttcaacTTTTTAATGAAAATGTTGCACAGTTAAAAATGTATAGTACTTTAAAATTACTACAGATGTCTCAAGTTAAACATAATTTCATTATAAAGTTACATTTTTAGATGGaaagtttatttaaatttaaaactatttaaataaattcatacttttaaaagttaaaaaatattaacatttgtttaccttttattatgatttatttttctataatatttgagaaaaatattagCATTTTTAGTACAAGATTTTCACATCTTAAATACAAGATCTACACGAAAGAAAACGGTATTGTAAAGATAtcaacaaaaatttatttaaaatctcGTTTACCAATGAGAATCACAAAAAAGTGAtaagatttcaaaataaaatctcAATACTCTTAAAACATAATTACAATTCAATTTATACAAAATTCATATCATGGTTATATGGGAATGTATTATTTGTAAGTAATCAAAATTATTGATAGTAaaagttattaatattaaaacgAGATGTATGAAGAGACAGATGCATTGGATTTGGCAGAATAAAACACAGAACAGTGAAAGCTAATGGCATCAAAGTACATGCATATCGCAGAGAAAGGAAATGAGCCTATGGTTTTGTTCTTCACAATTCTGCAACCGTGCTTATCTTCTAATTTTAAGTACTATTGTGTTACGGTTATTTACATGCTAGCTCACTTCTAGTTTAAGAAACTAAGGGTAGCAATGTTTGCAGGTACAACAATATTATATAAGAATTTGAACTTCTCATATTCAGATTACAGAAGTTGATCTTGTGCTAACACAAGATTATTGAAATACATACCCAAAAAACCCAAAAACAAATGCATCATCAAATTAAGAATTCATAAAGATAATTCGACATCTAAATAGACTACACAAAACGATTTACAATGTTTCCTTATTTTATGTCGAAAACAATTTCCGATTAATATTGTTTATTAAAATGGTAGTGACAGAGGGAGGCACCATTAAAAAAGGCTAACCCACTCAGGCCACGGAAAAAAGGTCACGATAAATGACAGGGTTTTTCACAATTcatcaaatatgtttttaatacaCGTTAATGTAAAAACAAGGGGGCCAAGAACGATGTCCATACTTGAATtcttataacaaaaatatgaGAAGAAAAAGTCACCAACCCAGCGCCTATGACAAAATGTTGAATTTCAGAACACTACCAAAAAAAATAGAAAGCTATCTTCTTAAACTCTAAATCCTCTGCTGTTTCTCCTTCCTCTAGCCTTCTCAAACTTCCTTCCCTTGGATCGAACATAGGGTTTGGAATGGCTGTGTGGCAcaccaggagcaggaccaaagTGCTTCACAGCTTCCCGGGCATTCTTGGGGCCTCTAAGAAGGACCTGCATTGAAATACATAAATGAACTTTTAGCCTTTGAAAGCTTAGATCACATAAGTCAACTGCATGTGATTTGGAATCGGATTGACAAACCAAGTATATTTCCATACCATAAGGAATACCAAAACCCCATTCTAAAGACgtgaaaaatcaatttcagtTCAAAAATGTGTGCACAAGAACCAAATATTAGTTTAATTGACACAAGTGTAAGATTAAGAAATTACTCCAAATTGTTAACCACACATACCGTATTCTGACCCAAAGGAGCCCTAAGTGCAAGCTGATCAAAGGTCAAGCATTCACCGCCTGCCTTCTCTATTCTTGCACGTGCTCTCTCTGTAAACTTAAGTGCTGTAATCTTCAATTGCGGAACTTCATATACTCTGATATCATCAGTTATAGTCCCCACTACAACAGCAATTTTATCTTCCTACATTTGACAAAAATAAAACGTGGAAATGTAAGCTATAATTAATTAAACGATATGAGAACTAGCTACACCAGTACAGTATGTAAAAGAAGAGACAGAGAGACATACCTTCCCCTTTGTATACCTAATCAACCTCGACAAAGAAAGTGGAGGTTTGTTCACCTTGCTCATGAACAAGCGCTTGAGTATCACAGCATTGAAATTGCTGCCAGTCCTTCGAACAAGGAAGCGATAAAGCTGCGTATGTAACATATAATCAGAATCTTTCTATGCATAAGTAGTATCATAAACATATTTCTGATCTGAATCCAAATCTAAACCTAGTAAAACTGTTTGAACAACTTAACACACTTAAAAATTTGATAAACGAAAATAAAAAATCGATGAAGTTCCCTCAGTACAATAGAAGTAACAATCATGTCATCAGCATTAGCATGGTAAAAAGGAAAGCATCATTGGGAACCTTGAGTATGTGGATGCAATGACAAAACTGTACACAAAAAGTAGACTACATTCAAAGGGAAAAATTGAGATTTTGGCAGCAGTACAAACAATGAGACGATACACTATTTAAAATGGGTGTCATGCATAAGGGATAATTTCACTAATGTGATCAATTAATATTCGAAttgaaaatatttcaaaagtATGGAAGAAAAGTGTGCAGAGGCTCAGACAAATGTGGAAAAGGTATATTCCCAGACCTTTCAAATGGAGAAGGGCCTCATAATGAGCTGGGATTCACATTTATCATCATCGTCGCGAAAAACGAAAACACACACAACAGATCTAGGGAATCATATTCATAATAAACATCGCAAAGTAGTATCGAAGAGAGAGAAACCTTGACAAGTAGTTTGAGGTAGATGTCGTTGGACTTGGGTGCTGTTCTTTTGGTCTTTTTGCTCTTACCCCCAGCCTTAAGATCAATCCCCTGCGTATCATAGGCAAATACAAAAACATAAAGAGTTGTCGAATATAAGCTAAACACAGATTAGAGCTACGTTCAAAGGAACAAACCAGAGACGGAGAAGAAAAACGCTTACCATTGCTGCTTTAGGTGTTGGAACAGCACACACCTATGAATGGTTATGTCTCTGAGACTTAACGGCGAGTCTACAAGGAAGTTATGTATGCTAGGGTTTTTAGTATTGGATCTGGGCCTCATGCTTCTGTTTTGGGCTGGGTAACTTACGAGGCAAACAGAGGCCCAAAACTACATATCCAATCTACTTTTCACATTCGGACCATCTATGGAATAATAcactttatttatcaatttcttaatttaaaacTGGGACATTATACTTTTTCTCATCATAtttatctcttttaattttatccatttcaataatgatatttttcccttataaaaaaattatattgtgtATTTGTAtaacaataataactaaaatttgtcaacatacaattttttctcatgaaaaatcaCGTAAGAAAACTCTTAAAATCAccataacaattttaaaaaaaaaacagtgtttaaaaaataataaataaaacgtATACAAACACTTCGCTACGTACCAggcaaaaaaatatttttaaaactatataagttaaaaaaaactattaataattacaaactaaaatattacactctattttgtaaaaaaaaatataaataaataatttacagtacaattttatttctttttatgattCGAAGATAATGAATACCGTCCTAACATTCATGACACTTCAAAGTATTCGTAGTGCAATGAAATATTATTGTGGTAAATGATTAATATATTGAGTTAAACTCTCCTAATTCAATTATATAGATATAgtgttttaatgtttttgaatattGTAAAGTAAATTGGTTTTCCTTTTTCGTGGGAGAAAGAAACATATTAAGGGAATTCAGTAaagtaaattaattaaaatgtattaaattCGTATAGAAGTGTGAGAAAGAGTGTGCATGTATTATGTAAtaatagaaagagaaaaaggatTAGAGCAGTGTGTGGATGGCGTGTAGAGGGGATTACGGCGAAGTCCAAAGAGAAGGTTGGAACATGGTACCTGGCCAATGGCGAATGGCGATTCCGATATTTGACCAGAAGAGAGACAACCAACGAAGGAGAGACACGTGGAAGAGGGAGAGTTGACAAGGTATGATATTCTTACGCGCCATTTGGTCCCCTGCGTTGAAGGTTTCAACCGAATAAAGAGTGGATTTTTAGAGCAAAGCCCAAATTTTGCAAATATTAGAGTTGAACCCAGCCAACTCAGCTTGGGAGTTGAGTTGAATATccgaaaataataattaattggaATAAAATGAAAGGGTTAGACATAATAGCATCCATCCATCCATTATGATGATGGCGATGATGAATTGACAGAGATCGTTGAtttaaagaagaagatgatataAAACCTGAAAAGGGTGTTTGTGTTTGTGTGTTTCGGTTGGGCCATCTTGTCCATCTACCAAAAATTCCCATCCCACAGctaaattttctttatttatcttCTTCCTCTCCCATCTTTGGCTCGACCATCCATCCAAAACAAACACACTTCTTGTCTTGTGTTGTGATAGGAAGAGGGAAGAGGGAAGAGGGAAGAAGGAAGATCATGATGACGGAGGGGATGATGGACAAGGCGGTGTTGGATGACGTCATTCGGAGGCTTCTCGAAGGGAAAGGAGGCAAACAGGTCCAGCTCTCTGAGTCGGAGATCCGTCAACTCTGCGTCAATGCCCGCCAAATCTTCCTCTCTCAGCCAATTCTTCTCGAGCTCCGTGCCCCCATGCGCGTCTGCGGTTAGCcaccctttttcctttcctcttcaAATTTTTAACCTTTTTCCCTTATACATCTCATTCATCCTCAATTCATCTGCCAAATCTTATGGATGTGTGTCGTCTCACCACAACTTACATGATCGTTGTCCGCTGAGggagattttattttcttctaaaggACCGTTTTGTTCTAATTATTACATGTATTAACAATCTGCAGGAGATGTCTGGTTTTGTTTAGAAGGTGAACGAAAATTGCTgcagttttaaaaaaatggatCTTTGGATTTTCGGATTTAGAACATTTTTGTCTGTCGAGGAGGATAATTAATGATAGATATATGCTCCTTGCTTGTTCAATCAATCATTAAATGAAAACAAACAGCAAGAAAGATAATTGCTCACTGCAATTGTATTGTCCGTATGCCATgttttgatgcatttcttcaaaattcattCTTCCCTGTATGTCCGATATTTTGGGAAAAAATAATCCTTTAAAGATCCATTTTTGCAGTCTAGTGTATATTAGTGTGGTAATGACCATTAATTAAGAAATCAATTATTGGAATTGTAATTAACTTAAAATTCCATCATTGTTgcattcttatttaattttattacaattctcaacctatttttttaaaatcaataagCAGTTTATTCTTAAGAGAGGTGAAATCTGCTAATAGGTAAACAATTGTCCCATTTTCTGAATCCCTTGTTTCTGATGGCATGGATGTCTTGTAGGTGATATACATGGTCAGTACCAGGACTTATTGAGGCTTTTTGAATATGGTGGCTACCCTCCTGCGGCAAACTATTTGTTTCTGGGGGATTATGTGGATAGAGGGAAGCAGAGTTTGGAGACTATTTGTTTGCTTTTAGCCTACAAAATAAGATATCCAGACAAAATATTTCTATTGAGGGGAAACCATGAAGAAGCAAAGATTAACCGTATATATGGTTTTTATGATGAATGTAAAAGGAGGTTCAATGTAAGGCTATGGAAAATATTTACCGACTGCTTTAACTGTTTGCCGGTGGCTGCCCTCATTGATGACAAAATACTTTGTATGCATGGGGGACTCTCTCCAGAATTAGAAAGTTTAGATCAGATAAAAGAGATTCAAAGGCCTACTGAAATTCCAGATAGTGGTCTCCTATGTGATCTGCTTTGGTCTGATCCTGATTCTAGCATTGAGGGTTGGGCGGAGAGTGACCGAGGCGTTTCATGTACCTTTGGACCTGATGTAGTTGCGGAATTTTTGGATAAAAATGACCTTGATCTTGTTTGCAGAGGGCATCAGGTAAACCACCTCTTACTTCATATTACCATGATTTTGTTGTTCTTACAAGCCTAATTCTAGTTGACTGTTCCTCTCTTACCTTCTGGTATTGAAAAGTACTAAGAACACATTTTTAACATACTCTCCCATTGACCCAAAATTTATTTGAGAACACCTAATTTGATGGGTTTCACACCATATTTAATTATCTTTCCTTATTTTTGTACTTTTCGGTAAATTTTATCTAATATTAGAAGAAAGTTTGTCCCATAGAGTGTTTTTCTACCACCCATTCACTAACATCTTTTTTTGAAACAACTGTAACTATGAGTCCTGAAAGGGGAGAAGAAAATGTACTCTTTCATAATCTCGTAAAACCAACTAGCAATCTTTTAAGTGAAGAAGTTCATAAAATAAGTTCTAAAGGTTACACTCGTCTCATGATATTCATTGCTAAGACATGGGGTGGGATTGCAATTTGGACATTTACCATCATTTACGTTgtacttttttattcttttaagtgAGTAAAGCCTAAGTACACTTACCTTATTTGACATGCACATCGTTTCTAGATCAGGCTCTGTCCAACTATTGCAGGCATTCATCCTCGCTCCTATATTTTAATCTGTCTGTGTTGTGTTACTTATTCCAACTTCTTCTGATCaagatcttttttttttcaataggtTGTGGAGGATGGATATGAGTTTTTTGCAAAAAGAAGATTAGTCACGATATTTTCTGCTCCGAATTATGGTGGAGAATTTGACAATGCTGGTGCATTGTTAAGTGTTGATGATTCTCTTgtatgttcctttgagatattgaAACCCGCTGATAGAGCATCGGGTAGTTCTTCGAAAATGAATTTTAAGAAGGTAAGATATCAACTATCGCTGTTGTATTGTTTTGTAGTCTTGTGATATTTTGAACGTTTGTGCATTACATTATTATCTGATGCAATCTTTTTCAGCAGCCACCCAAAATGGGAAAGATCTAGTAATTGGCAAAGATTTTCGGTTCAAATAGGAATCCAATCCAGCTAGCTCAACTTGTACGGAGTTGAAATTGTCAAGTAGGAGTTTGGCATGGGAAAGCCTTCTTGATTGCAGATTGCCAATGATAGTATATTGTAAACTGAACCACCCAGGCATTCTTCTGTGCAGGAGCAGAATTATTGCTTTATACACCAGTTGGTTGCTTGTGATTGGCAAAATTAGCATGTAATTTGTGTATGCAAAGAGATTTCTGTTACCCAATGCGTAAATTTCTATGCCATTTGTCTGAATGACTTCTCAGGAATGTTGTTTTTGGTGGAGTTCTGTTCGTGAGGCTTAACTTAACCTGTTGCTATGCCACTGATAACGTAATCAATTACATGACTACTTGTGTTCACCACGTTGGATTTCTCATGTCATAAAGGATACCATCTCCTGAATCTTAGAATTAGAAACATTACAGTCTCTTGGTTTCtcataaaaatactaaaaacaAATCTTAATTTTCTGTGCAACTATGGCTATTGCTGAATTATGTGAAACCTGTTCCCTTTTCTTGGACGGTTCTGCTCTGGTGGTGCTTAAGTCTCTGTCTATACTCTCCTTAACTCCCTTTTCTTATTCATCGTACCGTGTCTCTCTCAAAAGTAATGAATTTGTTGATTAAGATTTTCTTGTAATTAGAATAGAATCATTCAAGGTCAAATAAAGCATGAAAACAAGCCTCGTCTAGCACACAAGTGCTGAAACACAATAACACCTCCAGGtcctaagaagaagaaaaaaaaatcccttataagttaaaattatcaAATGCATTTTTTTCTCATCAGAAACAGAAACGTGCCCAGACCAGACGCAGGGGATAATGAACAAATACTATAAATGTATTCTGGAAactaataaattttagaaaacagtattttttttaaaacaatgaaCAAGCAAAGCCTACATGTTTTTGAGGTTTTTACTTGCCTGAGATTGACCGACAGGGCATAAAAAAATGCACAGCCACACATCAATTTAATGGAAAATAATTGGAAAGTAACCTCTTATATACCAATCCTACTTTTAGATccattgtataaaaaataattaggcCTAAGGCAAacagaatattttttaatttattgtaaaataattcatcaatatttattttatagtgtatattttttaattggaaAATTTATTAACTAAAGTTCAACCATCAAACAATTTCAACATTTTACTCAATAGTAATTCATTTAATCTCCAGTTTACAACATAATTGATATCAAAACACatataacaaaattttcatttgaatgatttttttaatattaagagCTTAATTTGGGGCATGAGTCAGTGATCATAATAGTTAGAACAAGTTTAAGATAACAATTAAGATCGTGTCTATGCATGGCAAACATGTTTTCAGTACAAAACAATAATGAATAGAGGGACAAGGTTAAAAATAAACTGTGTCCAAAAAACAAACCTGCGAGAAGGGTTCGAATGGAAACGTGTCCACGATATGTGCTGTCTGTAATATGTAATTTTGTAGGAGTACCAGGAAGAAATTGGAATGCAGAGACATTAGTTAGTGTCCCCTGTTCCCACTCTAGCTGGCCAGATTCAGATTCCACTAACGATTACCCCAACCTTGCACGCAATTTTACTTTAATACTGTGTAAAACAATATCCATTGTTACACTAATCAGTGTCACCCAAAAAAAATagcaaatatatttattaaccAGAATAATTCATTATTTCGCATTCCCCAAGgcaacagatttttgaaaaaagaGCAAGTAAATCATTATAAATGTACCCTTTACTTACTGAAGACCAtagatttttaatttaacttcCCTAGTCATTTTTGTTCGTTGGTTAAATCGAAAAACAACACACTCATATCTTCCGACAAGCGTGTTCAATAATTTAAGCTGGCCGGCTGTTCCATTATGAAGTGTCTTTTCCCCTGAAAGCATCATTGAAGACAAAAGTTTGTTTCATGTGCGGAGATATACGCTTTAGGCCTAAGAATACTCCGAATTACAAGGTTGTTATTGGTCAAGCTAAAACTTAATGGAGGAGGAGAAATGAGAAACAGGAACAAACGCAGGAATGTGTTATTGATGATAAATATACAGATACATGATAGTGAGATACAGTGCTACTCTATCCTTACTTACACCTTCTTACTTACAATTTGGCAACCACTACCCAGCTCACCTAAGCAAAGACTTAAAGAAGCTAAACCAAAAAGCTAGCTCGCATGAACTGCAGCACAACCTCATCTCAACCTCGCTTCATTCcttacatacatacatacaccCATACGtacaaacaaaacacaaaaatgaATACAGAAAAGGCCAAAAGAGCTGCTGCTCCAATCTCAGCTTTCACACACTGAGAAAATGCAACTCATTTCTCACACATCGTAAGGAGAAGAAGGCCCGGATCTGTTCTGCCCTCTTTTCTCGTACGCGTCTGATGCCGACCTTCTTCGAAACCGAGACGAATCTTTTCCTCCTAAAAACATGCACACACATCAGATCACTACAATTTCTCACACAAATTCAAAATCACCCGCTGCCACatattatattcattttttaattatgcaATAATATAACCAAGTTGGCTACTCTAGCTGTGAAATTCACACATGGTTGAGTTCATCCCAAAATGTGGATATCACTGTATAATGGTCATACATACTGTAACTGACTAAGCTCCTATGCTACTAATGTGGACAACCACATCCAATTCATACTTCATAATTCATAACTACTCTCACCAATCCCGCTTTATCATGCCACTACAAAACGACAAAATACTTGCTACCTGGAAATTAAGAAGCA
Proteins encoded in this region:
- the LOC137831664 gene encoding large ribosomal subunit protein eL18y — its product is MGIDLKAGGKSKKTKRTAPKSNDIYLKLLVKLYRFLVRRTGSNFNAVILKRLFMSKVNKPPLSLSRLIRYTKGKEDKIAVVVGTITDDIRVYEVPQLKITALKFTERARARIEKAGGECLTFDQLALRAPLGQNTVLLRGPKNAREAVKHFGPAPGVPHSHSKPYVRSKGRKFEKARGRRNSRGFRV
- the LOC137831665 gene encoding serine/threonine-protein phosphatase PP1 isoform X1, giving the protein MMTEGMMDKAVLDDVIRRLLEGKGGKQVQLSESEIRQLCVNARQIFLSQPILLELRAPMRVCGDIHGQYQDLLRLFEYGGYPPAANYLFLGDYVDRGKQSLETICLLLAYKIRYPDKIFLLRGNHEEAKINRIYGFYDECKRRFNVRLWKIFTDCFNCLPVAALIDDKILCMHGGLSPELESLDQIKEIQRPTEIPDSGLLCDLLWSDPDSSIEGWAESDRGVSCTFGPDVVAEFLDKNDLDLVCRGHQVVEDGYEFFAKRRLVTIFSAPNYGGEFDNAGALLSVDDSLVCSFEILKPADRASGSSSKMNFKKQPPKMGKI
- the LOC137831665 gene encoding serine/threonine-protein phosphatase PP1 isoform X2; translated protein: MMTEGMMDKAVLDDVIRRLLEGKGGKQVQLSESEIRQLCVNARQIFLSQPILLELRAPMRVCGDIHGQYQDLLRLFEYGGYPPAANYLFLGDYVDRGKQSLETICLLLAYKIRYPDKIFLLRGNHEEAKINRIYGFYDECKRRFNVRLWKIFTDCFNCLPVAALIDDKILCMHGGLSPELESLDQIKEIQRPTEIPDSGLLCDLLWSDPDSSIEGWAESDRGVSCTFGPDVVAEFLDKNDLDLVCRGHQVVEDGYEFFAKRRLVTIFSAPNYGGEFDNAGALLSVDDSLVCSFEILKPADRASGSSSKMNFKKPPKMGKI